A DNA window from Mytilus edulis chromosome 14, xbMytEdul2.2, whole genome shotgun sequence contains the following coding sequences:
- the LOC139502655 gene encoding uncharacterized protein: MACTGSQDLFQSAMECQSESSLQPLTPPSPQSPSVLSGFIGNRAVPIVVNLPVNNESRAVPTAATVTKKRKATAGDVHELQVVYFRVEIEKQKKEMKKLDLQIELLKRIKAKEYQPMSLSQCLEALGTTN, from the exons ATGGCCTGTACAGGGTCCCAGGATTTATTTCAGTCTGCTATGGAATGCCAATCTGAGTCCTCACTACAACCTCTAACACCTCCTTCACCTCAGTCGCCATCAGTTCTCTCAGGGTTTATTGGTAACCGGGCAGTACCAATTGTGGTAAACCTACCTGTGAACAATGAATCCCGTGCCGTCCCTACAGCTGCTACAGTGACAAAGAAGAGAAAAGCCACAGCAGGAGATGTTCATGAGCTTCAG GTTGTGTATTTTAGGGTTGAAATTGAAAAACAGAAGAAGGAGATGAAAAAGCTGGACTTGCAAATAGAACTGCTGAAGAGAATCAAGGCAAAGGAATACCAGCCAATGTCGCTGTCACAGTGTCTAGAGGCTCTTGGTACTACCAACTAA